From the Echeneis naucrates chromosome 7, fEcheNa1.1, whole genome shotgun sequence genome, the window atctctgttatcagattgaataattattgaaattacatgaaactgttgtaaggatATAGTTGCCTGGAATGTAGGCCTCCCAGACActgcatcccacagactttttgtagcctcattgtttgagcgatatactccagctaaaatcaacagacctatgtaggcttggaggtctaccaggtcgatttctctccaggtgtccccaaacacacgcttcccctccaggtttgcCATCTCGAGTgtaattccctcaatggactctggtaaaaagagttggaagctggacttgatgtcatccacatgTGATGTTGCATACCATGTTGGCCCTGGCGttatctttatgatgttttccattCTTGCTCTACTTCttctgtcctggggggatgaagaccagaacaagtgtccactcttggactgaaatgtctcctcaggtgcctctccctctccatctgttgactggtcagtctcctcaaaatctggatcaaaatctaggttgtcttccaattccgagacatcctcctctatctctggttcaatttcagtgccctcttcatcatgtccaaaaagctggaccagaacctcttggtcagtggcctacttattgtgctcagagtaaaagaagtgcaaggcaaacatcatgttttatatatggagtctgtgtgaagatgatacacTGATTAGTCTAgaaggtgtggttcacgtgggggatagacacaaaagcgtgggaaagagatgggttcacataacagacacctgtctagtctgtgtgaagatatgatacattgtttcatcgggaagttggttcacatgggatGATTGGCGCATAAGcgcgggaaagagatgtgtacctgcaaaagacattgttctgtctgaaatgtgtgtgtgtgtgtgtgtgtgtgtgtgtgtgtgagtgagtgagtgagtgagtgagttggggtggtgtgtatggggatattttctgtctgatggatgaatatagtctggatatcctttcatttcctatggcggtcacttttgactgggaacaccacaggtgtaacaaggttgattaaaacactcaaaattcaatgaaagaggtgatcatcacttttatatgtccaagtgcatagtgtggaggatatcataaggtcttgaggcaatcagatgtaaaacacaatatttatgagtgttttaagttgtaaatcggtcagatttgacccaaacacgacaggagggttaatgTCACTCTCCATACTGTCTCTCCACATCACTTTTATGTCCTTTCATTCCCTAATTTCATCAGTGATCCAGGTACTATGgcttttaaaaatgactgtTGAATCATTGAAGAGCCAGAACAAttcaaatattatattttgttCAAGCACCTGATACTTCATTAAAAGTCATTCCAATGCACTGATGGTTCTTCAGCAGCATTTAGGCAATGTGCCTAATTGGACTTGTTGGTTCAgtaggggagaaaaaaaaagcatttattacaaatacatttctatCTGTATAATTACCAAATAAAAGGTAAGTCCCAGCTGGAGATTTTCCACATCTTGGTCACCAGAAAGCTAAGCTTATTTCTCTGAACCTTGAATTCCTATCAATAAATCAttagtttattattataaaatggCATTTTGTTTACACTTTTGCTGCCAACAAAAGAAATACATCATGGCTTTTGTGTGCAATGTCTACAGCCTGGACACTGTGAGGTGCCAGGTTATGCATGCTGTAATTTATGAACAAAGCCGGTTTGTCTGAGGATATGAATCTCACAATCAGTATGCAACATGGCGATTTGTTTTTCAGGACCAGCAGCATACATCTGTGACGTCTGTAGCATATCTATGTAAATGAGCAAATGTGTAGATCCATACTCATATTTTACATATAATCCAAAAACACCATCTGACATGTTGCTcttattctttgttttgttttttgtaatcaATGACCtcatcacttttttctttttaaaaactttacAGTATAAGTAAGGTAGTTAGTGTGTTAAAACGGAGGCTCCATAGAATTACACAAAAGCAAGAAATGATGCAATTGTTGATGTTACAAACGTTAGATACACAAACCTGATAACTGTTTTGAGATTAGGTATCGCTGGGATATTTCACGCAATTTGGCTTAGCTTTGGTCATTTTCTCCTGTTGACTAATTTTTCTTGTAGGAAAGATTAAAATTAATATCACTTAACAATCTGAAGCAGATTAAGATATAcaagtaatgaaataaataaataaataataaatgtgtttgtgaaaaggACGTGAAGACCGAGGACCACATATTTCATCCTGGCATGTCTGCTGACCTTGATTGACCTCTGAGAAATTGAGCCACTCTGAAAGAACCCAAAAACCCTCTTGGCCTGCGACACCTGCTGCACAAGTGTACTGTAAGCTGTTGAAATGTGACTGGTAATTGTGGAAGAGTTGGGGAGGAAAAGAGGATTTCCATGGTAACAATGATCAGAGAAAAACTCACATGGGCAACGTTTCTACTTGTGCCATTTATTAGTTGTacaattatgaaaaataatcataaaaaagaCTGGAAGCCCAAGATTatttacaatctttttttttctgaagtgaGGTCCCTCTTCTGAGTCATTGTTctctcagtcttttttttttttttttttttttttttttaaatcgtaGGGTGTTTATTCACGATATGCTTAACTATAAGACATagtccttttctctcttttgacAAAAGTCAAAAATACGTacgtacatacatacatacacacacacacaaattctatatatacacacacacatatatatatatatatatatatatatatatatatatatatatatatatatatatatatatataaaaagcaaaaatcattCCGGTATCAAAATACAGACCGCTAGATTCATGTACAATATCATTATCATTGTTTGTTGTCATCAGATTAGTCCCAAAATATCTCTCCTGATCCTTAATGTGCAAAAGCAGAATGGGACCAGGCTGATGGCTGAAGGTGCCAACACCAGTGTATAGTGTACCATAGTTATCGTACTGGCCTGACAACATACCACATATACAACAGTTAAATCAAAACGACCTAACTACGTACCCATATACACATCAGCTGACCAAAAATGTACCATTAACAGTCAGCATACTGGGAGTTAGTTCATTAGGAGACATGCTGCACCCTATTGTTCTGTTCAGCAGCTAAAATCTAAAGATGTACCAACCTGCATGGCAGGTTTGGCGAATAATCTTACCTAGATTGACTGGACAAAGAAGCAAGGAAGTAGAGAGAACGGCAGAGAACCACACCTGATCCAGTTCCTGCATTAGGACACGTCATTGTCCtataatacatttaaaacatacaaaccccccccccaaaaaaaaaaaaaaacaaaaaaaaaaacaaaaaacaaaaaacgagaaacatttcaaatcaaatgaaagctGCTTCCCTGTTAACATCACTTTACAACTGTCTTTGTAGTGTCAGTTCACTCCCTCTGCTTTTTGAGTTTGGTTAGCGAGGTCCTCCTGTGCAAGATGACATCATTTATCACAGCTATAAACATATAGTGTGGATGAGAGGCTTACAGTCTGTAAACGCTACAGTGTTTTGGGAAAGAAATCCAGGAATGAGTGTGTACCTACAGTGCGAGGTCTCTTATTGACAGTTTGTACCTTTGTgttgtaaaaaaatatgttcCTCATCTCTGCCACTTCTACTGTAACTACAAGTTCTGCATTTGAACCTGCAGGTAGCAGCTCCAGAAAGCACAACTGTTGGCTCTGTGAATGATGCTTGTCAGACTGACAGCCAACCATTCCCTTCTCAAGAGAAGCACAGAGCATGACAGCAACATCTGAGGAAGGATAAGAATAATTTTCTGGACGTGAAGGTAAGCATCGCATGTGATGAAGACGGTGAGGTCAGATGAACCAGCAGAGCGTGCTTTAGGTCTCTTTTTCTCCAGGCCTGTGACCACTTGTGAGCACGATCTGACTGATGATGGGATCTGCTGCATGTGAAGTAGGTCActtttccaaattaaaaaaccaaaaaccaaaaaacctcCTGCACAACATGCAACGGGGCTCATTCCTGTCCCTTCTTACTGGCTGGGAGTGGCCACAGTGTTCAGCTATAGGGAagggacacagacacatgcacacagagcagggaggttaaaataaaacactgcaatAATGGACACAACAAGCATGATGGTGACAGATTAGCTCCTCACAATGATTAACTCTATTCGTGGGCAATAGTCAAATATTAACGTGCTGTGATTGGCTAAATGAAAGGCCGGACTGATGGGATGAACACAGAAGGCAATTgttgtgaaaagaagaaaaataaagacaagacAGAAGAAGATGCACTTCTTCTTACACTcatggggattttttttaaaaagtgctgaGTCAGAAATAGTTCACACCAGAGGAAGTATCAGGTTTGAATCTTTGCGTCCTGATTGATAGACAAAGCAAGTCTATTTTCTGGAGCAGTGTGGACCACTAACATGCAGGTCCATATCAGCCACTGTGcctaatttgtttttctccctaCATAGAAATACCCCCAAAATGCTTACTTCATTAGCTCCAACAGGACCTTATCACAGTGCTAGGATCTTAGCCCTCGTTTGGCTTTGAGAAGTCGCTGACAATGAGAAATCTCCCTCTTAGTTAATCCTGTGTAACCTCTTTACTCCTCTCCCTGAACCccactgaacacaaacagtcTGGTCAAGTCCAGCTGATGCATAGAGTTACAGAGCAAGTTTCTCAGTTTCCTCAGCGAACATGTCCATCCAGGTATAAGGATGTGTGTAGTGGGTCACTCTCAGCTGTGGTAAATTAGAGTGTTCTCCGCATTCGGAGGAGTCAGGAGTTGAAAGGTCAGAGAGAAAAGCTTCAGAGCGGCCATCGCCTAATAGAGCAGGAAAagcaccaaagaaaaaaaaaaagagagaagtttATCCTAAAGAATAAATATCAGGATGGTgacggggggtggggggtgggggcgggggagATGTAAGGAAGTATTGTGTATTGTGTGAGTTCAGGAAGCATACAAGGAAGGATACAGCAGAAAGGAGCCGAACGGTGAAGGTAAATGGAGGGCTGGTTGTGTTAGTGATACCAGCAAGCAGAGGAAGGTTGATAAAGTGTGCTGTCGTAGTGTTGTTGTAGGAGCGGTACACAACTGATGGCTTAAGGGAGACGAGGGAGGGCAGAAGTCCAgcccagagagagaggcagaatcACAGTGAAAGGCACACAGAAGGTGGGGGAAGGAAAGCAGGTGAGACCAGGCCCAGGATGAGAGgtcagaaggaggaggaggggttcCATTCAGAATATGGTTGTCTCATACTTAGTGCTGATAGTGCGCTTGGATTCCTTGGGGTCCATGAGCCATGTGGCACTGCTCTGGGACTGAGCATCTCCCTCCTGGTCCACAAGGTCCCCCTGTGAGTACAGAGAGCAGtcattaggggaaaaaaaaaataagtgatttTACGCACTATAATTATAACGCAGATGTAAGTGTTTGGTCATCTGTCAACGAAAATAACTAGAAACCAGAGTTAATCTGTTAATaacttctatttatttttacataatgtCTAGTTTGGtcttatgttattttatttttgtagaaCTCAGACAATCACATTAATTAGCTCTGTAACTTTTTATCTGTGTATTTTGTTATTAAcctttaaaatggattttatatttgtgcttttatacttgtaaagaaacaaacagcGATGATTTTAACTGTAGTTCTGCATCAGTATTTCCACAGTCACCACCAGGCACTGTGCATTTTTTGTTGTACTACCAAACAGTCATTAGAGGGCCCTCCAGTCAAAAGCAACAGCCACGTCATTCATCAGTGCACATAATGTAGACAACAGTTAAACATACATTTAGGGCAAAataaattgacaaaaaatatgttaaaagagacacagagatatTTCGGGGTTTCAGGAGAAAAAGGGCAGAAATCAGGGGCAAAGGGTGAGAGGATGGAGATGTGACAGGATGAGAGGGCAGcacctgagcagcagagctggcAGAATGCAGCGTTGGGAAGGAAGGACGTTGGGTGGTGCAGGCGTAACAGTAACAGCAACGACTGACGAGAGGAGGAGAGTCCTGGGAGGGATAAACTCCACCAGGAGGAGTTGGGGAGGCACAGAAGAAGAATGAGGggaaagaacagaaacaaaacagacagaatgaggGACAGTAGGACGTGCAACGTGTGACAGTAGGAGTCAGATCGGTTGTGGCCAGCACAGATGTCTCTTTGGTTGAAGCAAAACTAcgactgaatgaataaaaggtAGAGAATGTGCAcatcaaaaaaagcaaaaaggtgAGTGAAACAAATGCCGACACTGAAGCAGTATCACATGCTTAAAAGATTCTGTTGAGTTCATtaactgcagacagacagacgtatGCCACTGGCCCCTGAGGTGTAGTTATCACATTTATATTCAGCACACACTTGCCTGTTAATGGTTTAATGCTAATAGCCAGATGAAGATCAGCAGCGTAATCATAATGATGTGAAACACTGTTGCCTGATACAAGACTTGTCTAATGTCTTTTGAGAGCTTGATTCTAAAACAAAAGACATATGTTTTAAGGAAAACTAAATCTTTACATCTTTGATTGTTATATATAACATATTTAAGTTTTCCGGGCACAGTTGCACCTCCAGTTCTTATAAGGCTTTCCATTTTGAATTAGCCAGTAAATGCCcgtcatttatttattttttttttaaacaggattTGATCAAGTTGTTTCAAAATCTAACACTGTGGTCCCctcaaaatataaaactgagCCAACTGCACCCTGCCACACAATGCCCTTAGTCAGCCTGATCTTTTTTTGGTctgtatttatttccatttttgtaCTTTGAGTTTACAATACAACTACCAACTGGATTACTTTCTAGGAAAATATACACCCCTCTAAATCTAATAGTTTTGATAATAGTTAGATAGATAATAGAAATAGTTATGAGTCAGGTGAGTATTTAGCATTTCCACATGCTGCCATCTAGTTGAGACATAGGTATCTTTTGCCAACTCACCGCTGACTTCCTCACGCTGCCTCGTGGTTTGGGGACAGGTCTGCTAGACTTGACATCTGTGCCCTCTGAACCGGGCCCAGCGGGGAGATTCTGGTGCTGTTTGGTCCTTTGGGCCTGAAGAGCCAGCTGATAGGCCACTTCAAACGCCTGGCCCAGGGTTAGTATAATCTCATAGGTCAAGTTCTGGAGAGAAAGGGAGGTCAAGCAGGCAAATATAACACCCGGTAAATATTCTCAACTTTGAttctcacagttttgttttctgtcagggGAACAACACTGTACTCCATTTGCAGtgatacagcaaaaaaaaaaaaaaaacctaacaaacaTCTGAGCAAAGTTTCTCTTCCATAAAAacttcttcaaaacaaaattgCATAACATGGAGACGTAGCGGTATTCATCTGCGGAAGCTGAGTGTTAAATCCCCTGCTGCTGtgttcttttgttattttctgacaGCTTCCAAATACGACCAAGCACCACAAAGTAAGGACAGGAGACTGTGACATTGCACTACATATTCACGAGACTTCCATCAGCTCTAAAAACATCTGAATACTGTTCAGTTAACAATATTCCCCAGCACAAACACTGCACATCATCTGCCTTGATGGCATGAGGTCAGACATTCATAGCATGTCAATGCCCGATACAGTTTAAAGTAACTCAGAGAAGCTTCTGAAGTTTATCAAAATACTGTAATTTCTGGATTGTAAGTggctacttttttcacacgctttgaaccctgcagtTCTAACAactatgcggctaatttattgatttttacgggtaacaagcttcatgccgccaatacatttagtgtcacatcagaccaatgaaattacccaacaggtcacagtggaccagtaaaattgttcgaattaaattaaacacacccacactaaattcttcagatctgTCATTTATTCTGCGCTTCATGCACATgcccttatcatggaaaacacacaaagcaatgaatatgatgcagctttcaattTAAAGTTGATCcatctggcgaaaaggcgaaatctttttgtgtaacataattcctgccatatgccatttcctcccatatttccgacacctgcggcttataaacaagtgcgggtctatatatgtacaaacctgtttttctctttaaatttagcgagtgcagcttatattcaggtgcgctctatagtctgGAAATTAAGGTACTTTGTTCCAAAGCCCAACACAACAGATCAGAGAATTACAGTAACCCAGAGGAAACTGTTTCACCTAGCGCTGTCTGGAATGACCCTGCCTGCAATATGAACCAGATTAGTAGGATAATCATCAGATCTCTGGGGGTACATTACAGATAAGGGAGGTCTAGTTATCATGGCCAAAGTTGGATTGCCTCTACCTGGAGGCAATAAACCTCAGCTGAAGCATGACACCTTGAAGAGATAGGCCAGTCTGGAGATAACCGTGTTGACTGTGCTGCCTGTCACAACTGTTCAGTGCAAGTACAGATGATGATGCTGGAAGAATTCAAATGTACCATTGAGGGAAGTTTTCAACACTCGGTAGGCTACTTTCATCCAGCTTAACACCGTCAACATAGTTTATGCTGAGTTTTTTCAGTTGAACATagaaaagaggaggacagtGAGGGTCTCCTTACCACGTCCACTGTGCTGAACACGTGGCAGTAGTGGTGGCTGGTCTGCAGGTCCTTTGTAATGTAGGCGAATGTGCACAAGTCCTCTGGGTCCTGGGCTGCAcatgaaatatttctgatttcatGCTCGGCGATAATGTTCTGCATCAAGAAGCGAAACAGCGTACAACTCAGTAACAAACCTGAAAGCTGCCACTTCAACAAACATATACGCATGATCAAGTTTCATCAGATGCTACTGTGATTAGGCACGCATCATGAAAATCTGACTCAATGGGTGGCGGCCAGGAGAGGCATAAATCAGGTTTCCCAGCCATGGTGGGAAAGTGAAGCTATATAAAGTAAAAACCTGCTGAGCTTCCAAGTCACCTCccaaagactttttttattaatgtcaaACGAATAACAGCAGATGTGTTCCAtgtcaagaaataaaaatgtagcatttataaacacaaagagaaatgttaTTGAGGAGGGACAATATTAATTAATCAATAGTCAAATAAATGTGCGTTTGTTTGATCTCTGCCTGCAGGATGTCTGTGACACCCTATGACGGCAAGGAGTTCAGAATTATGGGAACTAATCTGCAAACTTTCATGCCAAGTGGACTGCATGCGGATGCAGCAGCTGACCTTGTTGGCTGCGTCAATGAACTTCACACCCTTGTAGGTGATAGAAAGGACAATAGTCGggacttttctcatctgttcTGTCGACCTCTGGAGGACAAAAGAGCAGTGTAGGGAGAAAGTAATTTACTGTTAATTAGATAAAGTACATAATGTCATGTTCTGTTCTCTGGGAGTGCAGAAGAAGGTCTTGTAACATACCCGCATTTTGGCACAAGCATCCTGCGTGGACTCAGTACCCCGTAGGTCCTTAATGAGCATTGAACCAAGGTActaagagggagaaggagagcgAACATTTCAGTGTTGCTGAAAATTTTCAATGACTGCAGCTTCACttaagaatgaaaaaaggatAAATGTACATTGGCTTCGTAAGCACAGGATTCAAAGATGAGCTTCTCAGGTTGGTGATGCCAGTTCTGGACCGGATTGTACGGTGCTGCCAAACTTGGTGGTCTCAAAGTCAGGCGAGGCTCTCGATGCCGCTCATCATACCGTTCCTGGAATTATTATTCAaaagtatttgtatttatagACAAAAGAGTCAGGGAGGTGCACATTACGATCACTGCATCACACGGACATGCTGCACTGCTGAGGTGAGAGATAAAGATTAACATGAACATACATGAGTTCTGTGTCGTTCACTGCGATGTCTTTGGGAAACGTCATAATCTGTATTTGgcacttttttcctccctggCTCTGTTATGGGCAGCAGGGGGTCCATTGAGCGACCTGTGTAGGACTCCATCTGACTGATGGGGGACGAGGTCTGGGATCCGGGCAGGTCTTGGCACTGGAGGGTGAAAGTCACATGAAGTTAGTTGTCCCGTGCTGAAAACGACAGTGATGTCTTTCacaaaaatgctgaatttttgGACTACAAACAACTAAGTGATTGAAACTATTTAACAGAGCCAAGAGTCCAGCAGGAGTCAAACCCATCAAACGTCTGTTTATCCCTCCTCACCACACACATCCGTTCAAAGTGAATTAAAAGCGAAATTGTGAGCTTAAGAAAGTTGCTGGTGTaatgatatttgtgtttgagCCTGCATGTTCTCACTCTGATCTGAGACAAACGAGGAGGTTTGACTGGAGGTTCCTCATAGGGTCTCTCTGCTAAGGAAGCAATGATGCGTTTCCTGTGACCAAGTAGGGTGATCTTTAGCACCTGGgcaggggggagagagggaaataTATAGAACACAAGAGATGAAAAGTTAGCCAAAAAGACACTGCTACTGAACCTATCataacattttcccataaataTTCAAGCTTCTAATCCTAAAGGAAACTCTAAATATCTTACTGTTTAAAGATCTCCGAGTTGTCACTAGGTGCAAATATCCACACAAGTTATGCCTCTAAAAGCGAGGTAACTTTAATAACTGGGAAgaaatttattttctgacatttaaattcTGAATCCCTGACGAGCGCCCCCTGACAGTTTGAATAAAAGATTGAATTtatttggagaaaacaaaataacccCATGCTGCAGTCAAtccagacattaaaaaaaaaaaaaaaaaaaaatctatggatgaaaacacaataaagcCTGGAGGGTTATTTCAACGGTGCTCCTGTAAGGAGTCTGTTCGAGTCACTTGGCTGCCCAAAGTGTAGCTACAGTAAACTGTCAAGAGTTGTCTCTTATGCAGAGTTTTCTGTAGGACATTGCGAAATTAATTTCACCCTCTAATACCCCTTACAGTCCTAGTACATCACTGCAACTCACGTTGACAATCTCCAGCTCCCACAGGTTCTTGACACAGTCCAGAGTGCGGTACCCACTGGTCAGGAAGTTGTGTAAGTACTCATGAAGTCCCAGATTCTCCAGCCAAGAGGACAGAGAGCTGCTGCCGTCACAGCCCAGCGCTTTCACCTGTTGGGGGGAAGAAATCATTCACTGATGCAGGTGCTAAGTTTTTAACCCATTTTATCTTGACTATCAAGGAATTCATCCAAACAACTCAGTGCATGTATTGTAATTTCAACAAAGTAACTGACTGAAAGTGAAAATCTGTTACAGCTAAATGAAtgttcaaaaacataaatactcATGGGAAAAGGATTGTTTCCTCTGACAGATTTGAGTTATTTGCGTGTACAAACTcgattttattttcaggttgGGGGTAGTTTCAACTCCTTCATTTCGTTTGGGCCAAGTATCCTCTCAATTAATCATCAAGAGCGGAAAGGGtatggaaaaaatgaaacaaaaatgcttCTATGCAAAATTAAAGTTCTACACCTTCCCCTTATCTTTTCCCATTTTGgaaatattgtatatttttttgtttgggcCTAAAAGAACAGAAGCTGTTATTTACCATTAATCAGGTGAAATTTAAAGTAAAAGTCACTTTTTGGTGGATCTCTTAatgacagcagcaacagtgacTGATAAATATTAGAAATGCGACACATGGCCCCAGTCAGACCATGTCGGTGAGTAAGGGGTTACAAGCCAAAGGAGCTAATGGTTTCATCTTTTAATGATGCATAAAATTTTATGAGCATGCAATATATCTTTTATTCTGGATCTTGATTTAAAAGTAACCCGTGACTATATTACTAGATTGTAACTACAAGTGTAAAGTAGCTTGAAATAAAATAGACAAGATGTACTTTGTTATTTTCCCTCTAATGCTCCACTGACGTCCCAGGAAACAAACGACATATGTCATGTCAGGCTGTATTCTGCTGATATAAGCACTAAAGTAGTGATGAATGACTTGTCACCTTGGGCAACGAGCGTGCTGCATACAGAATCTTCTTTCTGTGGCTCGGGTCTGTGATCCCGATCTCTCTTAGGTCCTGGTCCTCCATGACATTGCTCCCCTGTTACAACAGAACACATAAAAACGGCATTGTTTAGGGCTATGTGAATTAAGTTACAAGTTGTGCCTGTGTCTTTAGTCTGCAGTATGTGATCAAGTCCTGTATTTATGTTCAAATaatgtatgaaaatgtaaatattaacatCAATCAAAGATGGACGAAACCTCAGTGAGAAGAGCCTATTTCTAAAGGTTAAGTATTGATCCCAAGAAATGCAACTgctgcaggcaaaaaaaaaaaaaaaagtcaattattCCTGAGTGACGTGTGCAAACTCCTTCCTGGGGTCCATCCAAAGGACTGTAGAATGAGGCCCACATCGATAACATCTTAAGAGATATGTAAGtgtttggggtgggggtgggggggaggtCCATCACCTCTGTGATGGAGTGGCAGGTAATGGATAAAGGAGATCGAGAATCGAGAATCGACAAATAGATACCAGGGGTAGAACACCACTGAAACAATGGAAGGCTGTAGCATTAGGCTgcaggttggggggggggggggggggggggggaggggtctAAACACACATTATATAGGTCATTAGCAGTATCCTAAAATCTTAAAATTGCacattatttataatttattaaaaagcaTTACTAAATGGATGATGGTGAATGAGCGTGATGCATGTTGTCAGCTGTGGGCCATAAATTCCCGCTGTGTTACTTCTACCAACAGGTCAGCAACTAAATCTCATCAGTTTAAGTATTGTGATGCTATACGGGAGCTGCTGCCTCAGGAGCAAACAGT encodes:
- the anks1aa gene encoding ankyrin repeat and SAM domain-containing protein 1A isoform X9, with product MMWQCHISSSECRCYRLKGFSLLKRFPLSAGAAGRLLDQPVGDWLEHVGLPQYESKLLLNGFDDLHYMGSNVMEDQDLREIGITDPSHRKKILYAARSLPKVKALGCDGSSSLSSWLENLGLHEYLHNFLTSGYRTLDCVKNLWELEIVNVSCSDPRLTLRPPSLAAPYNPVQNWHHQPEKLIFESCAYEANYLGSMLIKDLRGTESTQDACAKMRRSTEQMRKVPTIVLSITYKGVKFIDAANKNIIAEHEIRNISCAAQDPEDLCTFAYITKDLQTSHHYCHVFSTVDVNLTYEIILTLGQAFEVAYQLALQAQRTKQHQNLPAGPGSEGTDVKSSRPVPKPRGSVRKSAVKSSSQKTLDNATWLMDPKESKRTISTKYETTIF